The following coding sequences lie in one Nycticebus coucang isolate mNycCou1 chromosome 18, mNycCou1.pri, whole genome shotgun sequence genomic window:
- the PCTP gene encoding phosphatidylcholine transfer protein, whose protein sequence is MDPVVGGFSEGQFLEACAELEQPVLAGADWQLLVESSGISVYGLWDQQTGLYEYKVFGVLKNCSPALLADVYMDVAYRKQWDQYVQELYERECNGQTVVYWEMKCPFPFSNRDYVFIRQRRELDVAGRKIHVVLSRSTLVPQLGEKSGVVRVKQYKQNLAIESDGKQGSKVFMYYFDNPGGQIPSWLINWATKSGVPNFLKDMEKACQNYPKKT, encoded by the exons ATGGACCCGGTAGTGGGCGGCTTTTCGGAGGGGCAGTTCCTGGAGGCCTGCGCCGAGCTCGAGCAGCCGGTGTTGGCTGGGGCCGACTGGCAGCTGCTGGTGGAGTCCTCGGGTATCAGCGTCTACGGGCTGTGGGACCAG CAAACGGGACTTTATGAGTATAAAGTCTTTGGCGTTCTGAAGAATTGCTCACCAGCTCTACTTGCAGATGTCTATATGGACGTAGCCTACAGAAAACAGTGGGACCAGTATGTTCAAG AACTCTACGAACGAGAATGCAATGGACAGACTGTGGTCTACTGGGAAATGAAgtgccctttccccttttccaacAGAGAT TACGTCTTCATCCGGCAGCGGCGAGAGCTGGACGTGGCCGGCCGGAAAATCCACGTGGTCCTGTCCCGGAGCACCCTTGTGCCTCAGCTCGGTGAGAAGTCAGGGGTTGTCCGGGTGAAGCAGTACAAGCAGAACCTGGCGATTGAGAGTGACGGCAAGCAGGGCAGCAAAG tTTTCATGTATTACTTCGATAACCCGGGTGGCCAGATTCCGTCCTGGCTCATTAACTGGGCCACCAAG aGTGGAGTGCCAAACTTCTTGAAAGACATGGAGAAAGCCTGTCAGAACTACCCCAAGAAAACCTAA